One Dromiciops gliroides isolate mDroGli1 chromosome 3, mDroGli1.pri, whole genome shotgun sequence DNA segment encodes these proteins:
- the LOC122748993 gene encoding low molecular weight phosphotyrosine protein phosphatase — protein MAAEGTRSVLYVCLGNICRSPIAEAVFRKLVADQNISDKWRIDSAATSSYEIGNPPDYRGQTCMKKHGITMNHIARQITKEDFLTFDYILCMDESNLRDFNRKVNQVKNCKDKIELLGSYDPQKQLIIEDPYYGNDSDFESVYEQCLRCCKAFLEKSH, from the coding sequence ATGGCCGCAGAGGGGACCAGGTCTGTGCTGTACGTGTGTCTGGGTAATATTTGTCGCTCACCTATAGCAGAAGCAGTTTTTAGGAAACTTGTAGCTGATCAAAATATTTCAGATAAGTGGAGGATAGACAGTGCAGCAACATCTTCATATGAAATAGGAAACCCCCCTGATTATCGAGGGCAGACTTGCATGAAGAAACATGGCATTACCATGAATCATATTGCCAGGCAGATTACCAAAGAAGATTTCCTGACTTTTGATTATATACTCTGTATGGATGAAAGCAATCTGAGAGATTTTAATAGAAAAGTTAATCAAGTTAAAAACTGCAAAGATAAAATTGAACTTCTTGGAAGCTACGATCCACAGAAACAACTTATTATTGAAGATCCATATTATGGAAATGACTCTGACTTTGAGTCAGTATATGAGCAATGTTTGAGGTGCTGCAAAGCATTTTTGGAAAAATCTCATTAA